A region from the Carassius carassius chromosome 33, fCarCar2.1, whole genome shotgun sequence genome encodes:
- the LOC132113825 gene encoding synaptopodin-like: MECKHEPARRGDCCGGPTTTTPSTLNKTGANTSLERHSTNILGKDDHCGVKAMPGLTSCQMERKTNLSRSTSLSEKELKEARTKSQIIAAQLQANSNSKGVQLFNRRRQRVNAFTLVSVGGGGVEASKNVIDSSFERPRPWDKHHSTEDQDKELYRRNLTWMAGRICSTGSDMEDACEVTREDVAEESGQDRHFLPVNEKDEELSEDLTEHVKDEVSLRSDNTPAVMDRTGQDEAVDKGAHNKEIPNGYSVQCNGKADKTVTKQPTIMNRTARPFFSPTTVGSSEVTSPVMNIPPAPTYDSTTQFEPSTHPVHPRPVFSPPPPPPSYPTPPLPSYSIPPPPNTAHAPSSHPSSYYIRPYAPRPKFVPNLLSEKRSITPIRSGILDEGLAHRATRKSMFTFQEKPKVAPNPELLSMVQCADEKKKKPQPDAGQEEELLALGAEASNFLAKDEDIHEEAAVPEWASSLKSSRTRARIEHKPEQALTDTQGKGAELFAKRQSRMERYVHDSKDPRSLSPTMSLPPSWVYPSNMPGRVKAIVNSSNISTQISKTLQAQQTTQKKIVPAKTPVPVPAPPPEIPLENGCTKIEMELSKHQPYQLNSSLFIFNPMKDPYSTLPRAAPAPKSVVTSHSYSRQSSLPTSPLPSPYSPSAACRSAHCFSPPLTPLNPITTGCVSSPVSPLAPERVASPRSGVQAPRPTFSTKKAGISPQEETPAPINSPDSTTPTSRTPNFTRRFTSPEVPSSTVWSPSSPLVTSTSSSPIYKPTPISPSPRPIHKPVTTCPSPSPLRKPIATTASPGTIFKPTATSPVSPHWEPRCQSPAVSQDTKANHRILAKNIINAAKRKNSPSPGALSSRSLPISLVSGRIMPYEHKPVSPFQPRMLGAQSPTLNSPSPTRMIHSPVQLYNTRSLTDSDVSVESEDSGLRSPGVRSYNTCPRGWTGSLQVKRGGVPEDL; encoded by the exons ATGGAGTGCAAGCATGAGCCTGCTAGAAGAGGGGACTGCTGCGGTGGGCCTACCACTACAACACCCTCCACCCTCAACAAGACAGGAGCAAACACATCCCTAGAGAGGCACAGTACTAACATATTGGGGAAGGATGATCACTGTGGGGTCAAAGCAATGCCAGGCTTGACGTCCTGCCAGATGGAGCGGAAAACAA ACCTCAGCAGAAGTACCAGTTTGTCAGAGAAGGAGCTGAAGGAGGCACGGACCAAGAGTCAGATCATTGCTGCTCAGCTCCAGGCCAATTCCAACTCTAAAGGCGTCCAACTTTTCAACCGGCGCAGACAGAGAGTAAATGCTTTCACACTCGTAAGCGTCGGAGGAGGGGGAGTGGAGGCATCCAAGAATGTAATTGACTCATCTTTTGAACGTCCACGGCCGTGGGACAAACATCACTCGACTGAGGACCAGGACAAAGAGTTGTATCGTAGAAACCTCACGTGGATGGCTGGCAGGATCTGCAGTACTGGGAGTGACATGGAAGATGCTTGTGAGGTTACACGGGAGGATGTAGCAGAAGAAAGTGGCCAAGATAGACACTTTCTCCCTGTGAATGAGAAGGATGAGGAGCTCTCAGAAGACCTCACAGAGCATGTGAAGGATGAGGTTAGTCTTAGAAGTGATAATACCCCTGCTGTTATGGACAGAACTGGTCAAGATGAAGCAGTAGACAAAGGAGCACATAATAAAGAAATCCCAAATGGATACAGTGTACAATGCAATGGAAAAGCAGATAAGACAGTGACTAAACAGCCCACCATCATGAACAGAACAGCTCGCCCATTTTTCTCCCCAACAACAGTAGGATCCTCTGAAGTTACAAGTCCAGTCATGAACATACCTCCAGCCCCAACTTATGACTCTACAACACAATTTGAACCTTCAACTCACCCAGTGCACCCAAGACCTGTTTTCTctccacctccacctccacctTCATATCCAACTCCTCCTCTCCCCAGCTACTCCATCCCTCCTCCACCTAACACAGCCCATGCTCCCTCTTCTCATCCTTCTTCTTACTACATCCGCCCATATGCCCCCAGGCCTAAATTTGTCCCTAACCTCTTGAGTGAGAAGAGATCCATCACTCCCATCAGATCGGGCATCCTTGACGAGGGCCTGGCTCACCGAGCGACCCGCAAGTCGATGTTCACATTTCAGGAGAAGCCAAAAGTGGCTCCGAATCCTGAACTCCTGTCCATGGTGCAGTGTGCagatgaaaagaagaaaaaaccccAGCCTGATGCAGGGCAGGAAGAGGAGTTGCTGGCTCTCGGGGCTGAAGCCTCAAACTTCTTGGCCAAGGATGAGGATATTCACGAGGAAGCTGCAGTGCCGGAGTGGGCATCAAGTTTGAAAAGCTCCAGAACACGTGCCAGGATAGAGCACAAGCCGGAGCAAGCCCTGACCGATACTCAAGGAAAAGGAGCTGAACTGTTTGCCAAACGCCAGTCGAGGATGGAAAGGTATGTCCATGACAGCAAGGACCCGAGATCTCTCTCTCCTACCATGTCCTTGCCTCCTTCATGGGTGTATCCATCCAACATGCCCGGTCGAGTGAAGGCCATAGTAAACTCCTCCAATATAAGTACACAAATTTCAAAAACACTTCAAGCTCAGCAGACAACTCAGAAAAAGATTGTCCCTGCCAAAACGCCAGTACCTGTTCCGGCTCCACCTCCGGAAATACCCTTGGAGAATGGCTGCACTAAAATAGAGATGGAGCTGTCCAAACATCAGCCATACCAGCTCAACTCATCCCTCTTCATCTTTAACCCAATGAAAGATCCCTACAGCACTCTTCCCAGAGCCGCCCCAGCTCCTAAATCTGTTGTGACTTCTCACTCCTACTCCAGACAATCATCCCTTCCAACAAGCCCGTTGCCATCACCGTACAGCCCATCTGCCGCCTGTCGGTCAGCCCATTGCTTTTCGCCTCCTTTGACCCCTCTTAATCCCATCACAACAGGCTGTGTCAGTTCCCCAGTGTCACCTTTAGCTCCGGAACGTGTGGCTTCACCTCGCTCTGGCGTCCAAGCTCCACGTCCTACGTTCTCCACCAAAAAAGCTGGTATCAGCCCACAG GAGGAAACCCCGGCACCAATCAATAGCCCTGACTCCACCACCCCAACCTCCAGGACGCCCAACTTCACTAGACGCTTCACAAGCCCTGAGGTGCCGTCCAGTACTGTCTGGTCCCCCAGCAGCCCTCTAGTGACCTCTACATCATCCAGCCCAATCTACAAGCCCACACCCATCTCCCCCTCACCCCGACCCATCCACAAGCCCGTCACAACCTGCCCTTCCCCAAGCCCTCTCCGCAAGCCCATTGCAACCACTGCATCTCCGGGTACCATCTTCAAGCCGACCGCCACCTCTCCTGTGTCTCCACACTGGGAACCCAGGTGCCAGTCCCCAGCTGTCAGCCAGGACACCAAAGCCAACCACCGCATTTTGGCCAAAAACATCATCAATGCCGCCAAGCGAAAAAACAGCCCATCTCCCGGGGCACTGAGCAGCCGCAGTCTACCCATCTCCCTTGTGAGCGGCAGGATCATGCCTTACGAACACAAACCAGTCAGTCCATTTCAGCCACGGATGCTGGGGGCTCAATCGCCCACTCTTAACAGTCCCTCTCCCACCCGCATGATCCACTCTCCGGTGCAGTTGTACAACACCCGCTCGCTGACTGACTCTGATGTCTCTGTCGAGTCTGAGGATTCAGGTCTGCGCTCTCCTGGAGTGCGCAGCTACAATACCTGTCCCCGCGGCTGGACCGGCAGTCTGCAGGTGAAGAGGGGAGGCGTGCCTGAAGATCTGTAG